Genomic window (Prosthecochloris aestuarii DSM 271):
GATGGCTTTGTCGATGAGCGCTGTTGTCGTCGAATCCCTTTCGAGAAAACTTGAATGGGGTTGCAGAAAGCGTTCCATAATATCGGCTGAACTGGCTACCAGTGCCATGCGTTCAGACGGTCGGCAGATCCAGAGTTCATCGCTCAGACCGATACAGGTTTGTCCTGCAATGATTTCCTTTTTCCCGGATTGCTCTATGAGGTGGTTTTCGTCGAGCCCGGCGGGAAAGGTTCCCCAGATCACGCTCATATATTTGTGTCTTCTGGAGTTCTTGCTCTGGAATTCAACAAGGAGCGTATCGATATCGCGTGATGGCTGAAAACCGGATTCGTTCATGACCCGTGTGAGGGTCGTATCGAACTGCAGCCAGTTGACCTGTTTTATGGAGTCCGGCACCATGGTGCTCCAGAACGGTGTCTGGCGGATATCCTTGAGTCCGATGTAGATAAGAGCGTCTGAAATGCCGGGCAGCCGATCAATCACTTCACGAAGTTCTGCGCTGAGCGGCTCGGGTTGGGCTTTTTGTTTGGGCCAGTTGACCCAGAGCATCTGAGTGACGAGACCGATGGTTCCCAGAATGACGGTGATAACCAGCAGGCTGGGTTTTTTTCTGGGCGGTCTGGTTGTGCTGCTATCAGGAGCTTTTGTGGGTGGGCTCTGCATATGATCTGCCATTACCGGTTGTTTTTGATGGCCTGTCGGGCGAGATAGTCGCAGCGGTTGTTGTATTCGTTGTCGCTATGGCCCTTGACCTTGTGGAACGTTACGTTGTGCAATTTAATCAACTGGAGAATCTTTTTCCAGAGGTCCTGATTTTCCACTGGTTTTCTGGACGCGGTTGTCCAGCCGCCGGAGGACCATTTCTTGAGCCAGCCGAGCTTGATGGCGTTGACCAGATAGCTCGAATCGCTGTACAGGTCCACGTCGCAGGGTTCCTTGAGAGCCTCAAGAGCCTGGATTGCGGCCATGAGCTCCATCCTGTTGTTTGTCGTGGCAGGCGAGTAGCCTGAGATTTCACGATTGAGCTCTCCGAACATCAACAGTGCGCCCCATCCGCCTTTGCCCGGATTGCCGCTGCACGCACCGTCGGTATAGATGATGATTTTTTTTCTCATAGACAAAAAAAAGGCTCAATCCCGAAAAATTGAGCCCTGTAAAAAACACTTTCTGTGAGCAGACAGCAAACGTCGTGGTTACTTGAAAAGTTTTGCAAGTTCAGCGGTGCCCTGTCTGGACATGATTTTCAGTGCTTTTGCTGATACCTTTACTTTTACCCAACGTTTTTCCTCTTCAAGCCAGACTCTCTTGGTATGCAGATTCGGTTCGAAACGTTTACGACGATGATTGTTGGCATGCGAGACTGTATTGCCGTACTTAGGCCGTTTCCCGGTCAGTACACAAACTTTAG
Coding sequences:
- the rnhA gene encoding ribonuclease HI; amino-acid sequence: MRKKIIIYTDGACSGNPGKGGWGALLMFGELNREISGYSPATTNNRMELMAAIQALEALKEPCDVDLYSDSSYLVNAIKLGWLKKWSSGGWTTASRKPVENQDLWKKILQLIKLHNVTFHKVKGHSDNEYNNRCDYLARQAIKNNR
- the rpmB gene encoding 50S ribosomal protein L28, with the protein product MSKVCVLTGKRPKYGNTVSHANNHRRKRFEPNLHTKRVWLEEEKRWVKVKVSAKALKIMSRQGTAELAKLFK